The Methanosarcina barkeri str. Wiesmoor DNA segment CCTGACCTCAGTAACCATCTTTATGTAATGGAAATATACAGGGAAAAGAACGCCGAAGACTAGAAGTAAAAGGAGCATCATCCAGTCAGGAGCCGGGTTATTTCCAAAAGGCTTTCCAAGTAAGAGCTGCTGATAAGCTCCATACCATGAAAGAACGACAGGGATCGCAATAATGAGCCAGACCCAGATCTGGCTTATTTTTTGAACCTCCTTAAAAAGAACTTGAGAACTCATTTGCTTTGGATAACTCATTTGCTTTGGACCATTCAATTTTCTATATACAGAGTCCATTTTTTGCTAGGCTTCTAGACTGTGTAAAATGTATTGTCTGTTTCATAAAACGTGCTTGAGATCGGAGTTTCTTAAGTTTGAGATCAGACTATTCTAAAATAAAACATCATAAAAGTAAACTCTTCAGAAAAATTAAAGAAAAATAATTAGATAAGTGCGTTTTTATAAAATTAATAACCTAATCTATCCATCTCTTTAATTACTGCTTCACTGAAATCTGTAAAGTGCTGGATTCCGCCTGTCCAGGCCGCAAGCATCATGGCATCATTGATCTCGGTCCTTGTGGCTCCAAATTTATGAAGTCTTTCGAGAATTTTGACCGCGCTCTGGATATTGTTGGTTGAGCAGGCTATAGCAAAGACTATTAGATGCTTATGTTTCATAGAAAGCCCGCCTTCCCTTTCACTCCAGATTGCTTTGTAAAAGCCTGCTATCCCTTCGGCGAAATCTTTGTTTATCTGTCCGGCATATTCAATAGACCTGGGCATAAACCCTTTTAATTCCCTGGCTTCTTTAACCGCTTTTTCCATAATTATCATATGTCATAAGTCAGGATCGGATATAATTATATCTTACTAGAAAATTTACAGAATTGGAAAATAAAAAGATAAAGAAGAGTAAAAAGAGTAGGAAAAAGTAAAAAGAATAAGGAAAAGTAAAAAAGAGTGGTTCTTAGCTGTTTTGTATGGGTAATTAAATACAAAGTTATCAAAATGGAACAAAGGCAAATGACACATTTATAACGATTGTTCAGATCGCAAAGAAACGGGGGGTTAAGTGCATATCAGTACACATGTGATAGGGTCGGCAGTACATTTGAGATGCAATCTCTGGCTCAACTAATCAGAGAAAAAAGCTCATTGAGGAAATTGATGGGTTTCCACTCAGTTTGAAACCCTAATTTGACAAAATTACACATTTTATAATGTGTGAATGAATACACATTTTATAATGTATGAATGGGCTTCAAGCATCTGTTTTGTCATACAATTTACATTTATCTCTTGTATTTATTGATTTTTGACATATTTTATTTTACCACAAAGGATTGTGTCAATGCAGTGTGTTTTTTGTAAGGAAATTCTATATTAATTAACAGAATCTGTCAAATTAAGGTTGAAATAAACATAAACGGGATAAAAATTTACAGGAGCAAGAATTAAAAAATTTATGGAAATAATTCCACGTTTAGAGTTTCTCCTGAGCCTTTAGAGTTTTTCCTGAACCCTTCGGTATACAAGATCTGCGATTATTTCATCGGCCCCAAGGGGTTCAGCATAGCAAAGAGGAACTTCTCTCCCGTCAATGCAGAGACTTCCAGAACCGTTTTCATCCAAGTTCAGAATTTCAGGGATATCCTTAGTAATATGTATGCCCGAAGCCAGGAAAACGGGTACTGCCGCAATCTTTGTGACCCCTGTCCCTGAAAAAGCTTTGGGAGCTTCTTCCAGAGTAGGCTCGCTATTTTCCATAAAACCGGTCTTTACAACCACGTCAGTATGTTTCTGTGCAATGCAATTTGCAATCTGTGTAACAACTTCCTTGTTGTAGGGCAGTTTGCTCCCATGTCCAATTGCAAGAATTCCTAATTTTTCGGTCATTTTTTAAACCTCATTTATGTCTATTTTACATCAAATTAATTTAGAACATATAAACTTAATTTAGCTTTTACTTGCAGATACAAACATAAAATTCATCTTTCAATTTTCCACGCATTCTCTCACAGGTGCTTAGTTTTCAGTGTTTCCATCAGGTCTAAACTCTCAAACCCGACCATTAAGAGGAAGATCTTTATATCGACACTGATTATACCGATTACCGGTGGAGCCTTTTTATACTCTGTTCATCAGGATTGTTTAACTTAACTTCTCCGAACATTTTAATATCACATACCATGAACATATGTTGTCTTTAATACTACTATTTGTATTCTTATTGTTTGATTTCTAACTAAATATCAGCATATTCTATTTAAATTTTATGATTTGAAATGAATAACTTGAAACTAATTAAAAAAGTTTAATTATTATGAAGTAAAATTTTACTGGAAAGAAATGTACTGCGTTTTTAAGTCCAGTTTATGTTCTCTGCAACACATTGCTGAAACTCCTTATTCTTATGAAAGAGAAGGAATATAAAGCTATTAGGAAAAGAATTGTTATTCTAAGTCTGGAAACTCCAGTGTTGTTAGCAAGTAATTTGTACCTTATATAACTGTGATATGAGAACTATACAACCGCGGTATGAGAACTTTAAAAAATTGAATTATTTTAGAATAAGGTAAAATATTTTTTATTTAGAACTATTAAAATATAACTTATCATCACAGTATGATGAAGATAATTCAAATAAAATTGTTTTAAATAAATTATTATGAATTACGATAATCAGAATACAAACTTTTTTATATGCGTTTGATCATTATTTTAAAACAATTAAGTTTGTTTTATTATAAAATAAAATTGAACACAACTAAATTTGTATTTTCACAAGTTCTGCGCTATGAACAATCAAATATGAGAGTGACGATTATGAAAGAATTTCCAGAAATAAAAGTTCCATTAAACCAAATATATGAAATGTCCCTTGCACCTGTTCAGACAAATGCACTTGTTGCGGGAGTTGAACTTGCTATCTTCGATCAACTCAGTAAACCTATCAGGGCAGAAGAACTTGCCGAAAAATGCGGGTTTGATGCCAGAACAACAGCCGAATATCTCAACGTACTGACTGCCTGCGAACTTGTAACAAAAAAGAACGGGTTCTACCAAAACAGTCCGATGGCCGAACAATATCTTGTTACCAGCCGTCCAACTTACTATGGCGATCTAATTTTATTTGAATACGAGCGTCTGTCTATGAGCCCGAAAAAAATAGCTGAACTGGTCAAAAATGGGCCAGCGTTTCCAGAAGAAAAAGGCATGAACTCGGAGGAGTTCTGGATACAATACGCAAAATCAATGGCAAACTGGGAACGCTCCGGAACCGCTCAGAAGATAGCGGATATTATCTCAGCATTACCAGAATTTTCTTCGATGAGGAAAATGCTTGACCTTGGTGGAGGTCCCGGTCTGGTGGGAATTGCGGTTTTATCCCGCCATCCGTCGATGGAAGGCGTAGTGTTTGACCAGCCGGCTGTGGTCAATGTTACTGCAGAGTTCATAGCAGAGTATGGACTTTCGGATAGAATAACAACGATTGGAGGCGATTACCTTAACGATCATCTTGGCAGTGGGTATGATATGATCCTCGCAAGCTGTACGCTCAATTTTGCAAAGGGCTGCATGGATAAGATGGTGAAAAAGATTTATGATGCGCTCAATCCGGGAGGAATCTTTGTAAGTCTTCACGATGGGATATATGACGAAGGCACAAAGCCGTCTATCCATATCCTTGGTATGATGCCCAGCGCTCTTTCAGGATACAATTGTAGTCTTAGCAAGGGTTTTATCGTAGATTCGATACTCAATGCAGGATTTCGGTCGGTACGGTCACAGACAATTAACTTTGATGCAGGTCCTTTAGATGTGGATATAGCCCGGAAAAATACAGAAGTAACAGAGGATTAAGTGGGTTGAAGGCTCATGAATTATGATTCTCAAAAAAACATACGTCAAACAGAAGTAAGTCATATCACGGAGAGGTACTATAACTTCACTCATAAAAAAATCCTCTTTATCGGTGCCCTATGTCTGCTCATCATCATCAGCATTGGAATTGCCGCATCGACGGGGTCTGCTGATGTATCTTTTAGAGATGTATATACCTCACTTCTCAGTAAAATATTCCCTGATATTGTCGAGAGTTCCTGGTTAGCGGATGTCTGTCTCTGGAAACTCCGGTTTCCTCGTATTTTCATGGGGCTCTTTGCCGGGATTGCCCTCGGAACAGCCGGAGCTGCGATGCAGGGGGCTCTGAAAAACCCACTTGCTGATCCGTATATGCTTGGAATTGCATCAGCAGCAGGATTTGGGGCAGCGATCGCGATCGTATTCGGGACCGGAATTTTTGCCGGCAAATATCTCATCATCGGGAATGCCTTTTTCTTCTCACTGATAGCTTCAGCGGTCATTATTGCCATTGCTGAGAAAAAAGGCGGTTCGGCAGAAGCAATGATTCTTACTGGAGTCGCTGTGATGTTCCTCTTCCAGGCCCTCACGACTTTTACAGAATATTTCGCAGAAGCGGAAGCAGTAAAGAGTGCAATGTTCTGGATGGTAGGAGACCTCGGAAAAGCAAGATGGGAGGATTTCCGTTTTGTCGTCCCCATCACGGCAATCCTTGTTCCTATACTCATCTGGAAATCCTGGGACCTTAATATAATAGGGGCAGGGGACGAGAGTGCAAAGAGCCTCGGGATAAATGTCAAAAAATTCCGGATACTCATTATGGTGGTCTCGTCACTTCTGGTTGCAGGAGTTGTTAGTTTTGTCGGAGCAATAGGGTTTATTGGGCTTGTCTCACCGCATATCTGCAGGCTGATCATCGGAGGAGACAACCGATTCCTGATTCCTGCATCTGGATTGATGGGAGCAGTTTTCCTGATTATCTCGGATTCCATTGCAAGGACAGTTCTTTCGCCTGTAGTTGTTCCCGTAGGAGTTATCACAGCATTCCTCGGCGTACCTTTCTTTGTGTACCTTATCATGTACCGGAGGGAGTACTGTTGAATCTCTCTATCGACGGGGTTACGCTCTCATATGCTTCGGTGCCTGTACTACATGGGATTTCAATGGAGTTTTGCGAACCGAGTGTGGTTGGCATAATAGGGCCGAACGGGGCCGGAAAGAGCACACTGCTCCGCTGTATCAATAACGTCCTTAAACCAAATAGTGGGTGGGTCTGCCTGGATGGGCAGAAGACCCATGACATGGACACAGTCGAAATCGCTCGAAATTTCGGCTATGTGCCTCAGGAGTTCCCAATTACTTTTCAGGCAACTGTTTTTGACACGGTGCTTATGGGCAGGCGCCCGTTCTCGTCCTGGAAGGTCAGCAGGGACGATGTTGAGATCGCTGCAGGAGCCATCAAGATGCTGAATCTCGAACAGGTAGCACTCAGGTACCACTCGGAACTCTCAGGTGGCCAACAGCAGCGGGTAATGATTGCAAGGGCACTCGCCCAGCAGAGTCGAGTGCTTCTTCTTGACGAGCCGACCTCCAAGCTTGACATCAGGAACCAGCTCGAAGTAATGAATATTATCCGCACTCTTGTAGACAAACGGGGCCTTCTCTCAATACTCGTGATCCATGATCTTAACCTTGCTTCCCGGTATGTCGACCAGCTCATCATGCTCAAGGAAGGA contains these protein-coding regions:
- the cfbA gene encoding sirohydrochlorin nickelochelatase, with translation MTEKLGILAIGHGSKLPYNKEVVTQIANCIAQKHTDVVVKTGFMENSEPTLEEAPKAFSGTGVTKIAAVPVFLASGIHITKDIPEILNLDENGSGSLCIDGREVPLCYAEPLGADEIIADLVYRRVQEKL
- a CDS encoding carboxymuconolactone decarboxylase family protein, with amino-acid sequence MEKAVKEARELKGFMPRSIEYAGQINKDFAEGIAGFYKAIWSEREGGLSMKHKHLIVFAIACSTNNIQSAVKILERLHKFGATRTEINDAMMLAAWTGGIQHFTDFSEAVIKEMDRLGY
- a CDS encoding methyltransferase, translated to MKEFPEIKVPLNQIYEMSLAPVQTNALVAGVELAIFDQLSKPIRAEELAEKCGFDARTTAEYLNVLTACELVTKKNGFYQNSPMAEQYLVTSRPTYYGDLILFEYERLSMSPKKIAELVKNGPAFPEEKGMNSEEFWIQYAKSMANWERSGTAQKIADIISALPEFSSMRKMLDLGGGPGLVGIAVLSRHPSMEGVVFDQPAVVNVTAEFIAEYGLSDRITTIGGDYLNDHLGSGYDMILASCTLNFAKGCMDKMVKKIYDALNPGGIFVSLHDGIYDEGTKPSIHILGMMPSALSGYNCSLSKGFIVDSILNAGFRSVRSQTINFDAGPLDVDIARKNTEVTED
- a CDS encoding ABC transporter ATP-binding protein; protein product: MNLSIDGVTLSYASVPVLHGISMEFCEPSVVGIIGPNGAGKSTLLRCINNVLKPNSGWVCLDGQKTHDMDTVEIARNFGYVPQEFPITFQATVFDTVLMGRRPFSSWKVSRDDVEIAAGAIKMLNLEQVALRYHSELSGGQQQRVMIARALAQQSRVLLLDEPTSKLDIRNQLEVMNIIRTLVDKRGLLSILVIHDLNLASRYVDQLIMLKEGKIYAAGNPVSVLTQENIRVVYGVEAAVVLEDNLPHVIPKRPV
- a CDS encoding iron ABC transporter permease, giving the protein MNYDSQKNIRQTEVSHITERYYNFTHKKILFIGALCLLIIISIGIAASTGSADVSFRDVYTSLLSKIFPDIVESSWLADVCLWKLRFPRIFMGLFAGIALGTAGAAMQGALKNPLADPYMLGIASAAGFGAAIAIVFGTGIFAGKYLIIGNAFFFSLIASAVIIAIAEKKGGSAEAMILTGVAVMFLFQALTTFTEYFAEAEAVKSAMFWMVGDLGKARWEDFRFVVPITAILVPILIWKSWDLNIIGAGDESAKSLGINVKKFRILIMVVSSLLVAGVVSFVGAIGFIGLVSPHICRLIIGGDNRFLIPASGLMGAVFLIISDSIARTVLSPVVVPVGVITAFLGVPFFVYLIMYRREYC